A DNA window from Daucus carota subsp. sativus chromosome 3, DH1 v3.0, whole genome shotgun sequence contains the following coding sequences:
- the LOC108215052 gene encoding phosphoinositide phospholipase C 2 → MGSYKMFGIFNRKFKTEETGPPEDVVNAFTKYSDGGKEMSADQLLRFLVEFQGQADCTLSHAQDIMKQLHHLSDPNFLSINDFCYFLVNEQLNPPISHQIHQDMDSPLSHYFIYTGHNSYLTGNQLSSDCSDAPIIEALQNGVRVIELDIWPNSSGDDVNVLHGRTLTTPVKLLKCLSSIKEHAFVASEYPVVITLEDHLTPELQAKVADMVTQTFGEALFVPDSEGIKQLKSPNSMKKRFIISTKPPKEYLQAKKVDKDETNSPQKVKDGDEGAWGKELTSLKLGTTRDKDTLDDDDSPNEQDDDDDDDDDKSNLKGAPEYRRLIAIHAGKGKGGLDDWLKVDPDKVRRLSLSEPELEKAVATHGKAIVRFTQQNILRVYPKGIRFDSSNYNPLIAWTHGAQMVAFNMQGYGRSLWLMHGMFRANGGCGYIKKPDFLLKAGPDNEIFDPETALPPKTKLKVTLYTGEGWYNDFKDTHYDSYSPPDFYARIGIAGVEADTVMKKTKTQEDTWIPNWNEEFEFPLTIPELALLRVEVHEYDMSEKDDFGGQTCLPVSELRSGIRAVPLHSKTGDKYNSVKVLMRFEFV, encoded by the exons ATGGGGAGCTACAAGATGTTCGGAATCTTTAATCGGAAGTTCAAGACGGAGGAGACGGGCCCACCGGAGGACGTCGTGAATGCCTTCACCAAATATTCCGACGGCGGTAAAGAAATGTCGGCTGATCAGCTGCTCCGCTTCCTGGTTGAGTTTCAGGGTCAAGCTGATTGCACGCTTTCCCATGCACAAGACATCATGAAGCAGCTTCATCATTTGAGTGACCCTAATTTTCTCAGCATCAACGATTTCTGTTATTTCCTCGTCAATGAACAACTCAATCCTCCTATCAGTCACCAG ATTCACCAAGATATGGATTCTCCGCTGTCTCACTACTTCATATACACCGGACATAATTCATATCTAACGGGGAATCAACTAAGTAGCGACTGCAGTGATGCTCCAATTATAGAAGCACTTCAGAATGGTGTTAGAGTTATTGAATTGGATATATGGCCTAATTCAAGTGGCGATGATGTGAATGTTCTTCATGGAAG GACTCTGACCACTCCTGTTAAACTTCTGAAATGTTTGAGCTCTATAAAGGAACATGCATTTGTTGCATCCGAGTACCCTGTTGTAATAACTCTAGAAGATCACCTTACTCCAGAACTTCAAGCTAAAGTAGCCGAT ATGGTCACTCAAACATTTGGAGAAGCGTTGTTTGTACCTGACTCAGAAGGCATAAAGCAGTTAAAATCACCGAACTCAATGAAAAAAAGGTTTATCATTTCAACTAAACCACCCAAGGAATACCTTCAAGCCAAAAAAGTTGACAAGGATGAAACAAATAGTCCGCAGAAAGTGAAGGATGGTGATGAGGGAGCTTGGGGCAAAGAACTTACAAGCCTCAAACTTGGGACTACTCGGGATAAA GATActttggatgatgatgacagcCCAAATGAGCAAGATGATGATGACGATGACGATGATGATAAGTCAAATCTGAAAGGAGCACCTGAATATAGGCGTCTAATTGCGATCCATGCTGGAAAAGGAAAAGGAGGATTAGATGATTGGTTAAAGGTGGATCCAGATAAAGTTAGACGTCTTAGTTTGAGTGAGCCAGAACTGGAGAAGGCTGTAGCTACTCATGGAAAAGCTATTGTGAg GTTCACCCAGCAGAATATATTGAGGGTGTACCCGAAGGGTATACGTTTCGACTCGTCGAATTACAATCCACTGATTGCCTGGACACATGGAGCTCAGATGGTTGCATTCAATATGCAG GGTTATGGAAGGTCACTTTGGCTTATGCACGGAATGTTTAGGGCAAATGGTGGTTGTGGTTATATTAAAAAACCAGACTTCTTATTGAAGGCTGGTCCAGACAACGAGATCTTTGATCCTGAAACTGCACTCCCACCCAAGACAAAGTTAAAG GTAACTCTGTATACTGGTGAAGGTTGGTATAATGACTTCAAAGATACGCATTATGATTCATATTCTCCCCCCGACTTCTATGCAAGG ATTGGTATTGCTGGTGTTGAAGCTGATACTGtgatgaaaaaaacaaaaacacaggAAGACACCTGGATACCAAATTGGAATGAAGAGTTTGAATTTCCATTAACAATCCCAGAACTGGCTCTCCTTCGCGTTGAAGTTCATGAGTATGACATGTCTGAAAAGGATGACTTTGGAGGTCAAACTTGCCTACCTGTTTCAGAACTGAGAAGTGGTATTCGAGCAGTTCCACTTCATAGTAAAACAGGAGACAAGTACAATTCTGTGAAAGTTCTCATGCGCTTTGAATTTGTTTGA
- the LOC108210954 gene encoding peptidyl-prolyl cis-trans isomerase FKBP20-1, with protein MSNTIDLTGDGGVVKTIVRRAKADAITPSESLPLVDVHYEGTLAETGEVFDSTHEDNTIFTFEVGQGTVIKAWDVALKTMKVGEIAKITCQPDYAYGSAGSPPDIPPNATLIFEVELVACRPRKGSSLSSASDERARLDELKKQRELAAANKEDEKKKREEAKAAASARIQAKLQAKKGKGKGKAK; from the exons ATGAGCAACACAATAGACTTGACCGGAGATGGGGGTGTTGTCAAAACAATTGTAAGACGAGCAAAAGCCGATGCAATCACTCCCTCCGAGAGTCTCCCTCTCGTTGACG TTCATTATGAAGGCACACTTGCTGAAACTGGTGAAGTCTTTGACAGTACACACGAAGATAACACAATTTTTACTTTTGAAGTTGGACAGGGCACCGTCATCAAGGCATGGGATGTTGCACTAAAAACTATGAAg GTTGGGGAGATTGCAAAAATTACTTGCCAACCAGACTATGCTTATGGAAGTGCAGGTTCTCCACCAGATATCCCCCCAAA TGCAACCCTTATCTTTGAGGTAGAGTTGGTTGCCTGCAGACCACGCAAGGGCTCAAGTCTGAGTAGTGCTTCTGATGAGAGGGCTAGGCTTGA TGAGCTAAAGAAGCAGAGGGAGCTTGCAGCAGCAAATAAAGAGGATGAGAAAAAGAAGAGGGAAGAAGCTAAGGCAGCCGCTTCTGCTCGTATTCAGGCAAAGCTTCAGGCAAAGAAAGGGAAGGGAAAAGGCAAAGCAAAATGA